A genomic region of Bernardetia sp. ABR2-2B contains the following coding sequences:
- a CDS encoding Na+/H+ antiporter NhaC family protein, whose product MKKVISNTDSSNSLSENFIPTSNWIALIPLFVFVGTFLGAGIYFNDFYALPSPIAVCLGIFVAFVLLRIPFKENMDTFLRGCGDEKILTMCIIYLLAGAFSTITKATGSVDAVVNLGINYISPSYYPVGIFLIAAFLSLSAGTSVGAIVALGSVTMALAEQSEISVSLMGAALLTGAMFGDNLSVISDTTIAATQSLGCEMKDKMRTNFKVAFPAALVTVIILTVYGFSLEIDSTSTFVSKSVSWVLIVPYVVVIVLSLVGMNVFVVLFLGVLLSGLMGLYLNSFDIIGFSKTTYKGFEGMSEIFYLSLLTGGLAAMVEKGGGIQFILEKISKFIKNQHTALIGVATLVSAINFCIANNTVSILISGKIAKSLSDKYEIEPKITASLLDIFACIVQGLLPYGAQVLLLIGLSDGQINYLDLLSQAWYLHILFVFSLGLLFYKKQSVSKI is encoded by the coding sequence ATGAAAAAAGTAATTTCTAATACAGACTCTTCAAATTCTCTTTCTGAAAATTTTATACCTACTTCAAACTGGATTGCACTTATTCCTTTATTTGTTTTTGTAGGTACATTTTTAGGCGCAGGGATTTATTTCAATGATTTTTATGCTCTTCCTTCTCCTATTGCTGTTTGTTTAGGCATTTTTGTAGCCTTTGTTTTGCTCAGAATTCCTTTCAAGGAAAACATGGATACCTTTTTAAGAGGTTGTGGTGATGAAAAAATCTTGACCATGTGTATCATTTACCTTTTAGCAGGTGCATTTTCAACAATCACAAAAGCAACTGGAAGTGTTGATGCTGTCGTCAATTTAGGAATCAATTATATTTCTCCGAGTTATTATCCTGTTGGAATATTTTTGATAGCAGCTTTTTTGTCGTTGTCAGCAGGTACTTCTGTGGGTGCAATTGTGGCATTGGGTTCGGTTACGATGGCTCTAGCAGAACAAAGTGAGATTTCTGTTTCACTTATGGGTGCTGCTTTATTGACAGGCGCAATGTTTGGTGATAATCTTTCTGTAATTTCTGATACCACTATTGCAGCGACGCAATCTTTGGGCTGTGAGATGAAAGACAAGATGAGAACCAACTTTAAAGTTGCCTTTCCTGCTGCTTTAGTAACAGTTATTATTCTGACTGTATATGGATTTTCTTTAGAAATAGATTCGACTTCTACTTTTGTTTCTAAATCTGTTTCTTGGGTTTTAATAGTTCCTTATGTTGTAGTTATTGTTTTATCTTTGGTAGGAATGAATGTCTTTGTTGTTTTATTTTTAGGTGTTCTTCTTTCTGGACTGATGGGATTATACTTGAATAGTTTTGATATAATTGGGTTTAGTAAAACGACTTACAAAGGTTTTGAAGGAATGAGCGAAATATTTTATCTTTCTTTACTTACTGGTGGACTGGCCGCAATGGTAGAAAAAGGGGGAGGAATACAGTTTATTCTAGAGAAAATTAGTAAATTCATCAAAAATCAACATACAGCTTTAATTGGAGTTGCTACTTTAGTAAGTGCCATTAATTTTTGTATTGCAAACAATACCGTTTCTATTTTGATTTCTGGAAAAATAGCCAAATCATTGAGTGATAAATATGAAATTGAACCAAAAATTACAGCTTCTTTATTAGATATTTTTGCTTGTATTGTTCAAGGATTGTTGCCTTATGGCGCACAAGTTTTGCTTTTGATTGGCTTGAGCGATGGACAAATAAATTACCTTGACCTTTTGAGCCAAGCGTGGTATTTACATATTTTATTTGTCTTTTCTTTGGGTTTACTTTTTTATAAAAAACAATCTGTTTCTAAAATTTAG